gccaaaccttattttaaatgataagattttaaagattattgttttctttatttagagcagaagaaaaaattcataattcgttgttttttaatttaatttgccaaaccttattttaaaggataagattttaaagattgtttttttttaaaagcaggagaaaaattcataattagttgttttttagtttaattgccAAACctcattttaaatgataatataacGGTATAAATTTCACCCAAttaatgttgtttaaattttctcagaTAACAATGGAAGATTACGATATTAATAATGTAGACTTCGGGAGGTTACTCACCGAAGAAGAACTTCTGAATTTAGATACCTGCATTAATTTTCTGAATCAAGAGAAGGAAAATCAGATTAACTTTCAAGATGTGTTAACTGAAGATGAACAGCTGAACCTTGAAAATTGCatccagaaaatattaaaagaagataGAATAACCCAGGTAAGTTTAActgtgtaaaatatataatttttgtgcaCTTTTTAGCTATactgatttttgattaatttatatgttttgtaTGCACCACTTTAGAAACTTAACAGGCCTCTGCCCACGCAATTTAggattttaggttaaattttttattttgtgctttctcgctataataattttcaaaggaggtaagtaaaaattaaaagagtcgCTCTACTATACTTGGAGGAAATTTCTAGATTTTTCATGAATTAGtcctcaaatttttaaagcaataaaataatgtaatatgtaattttgagtgagtaatttaaagttacatgtgtcacagattttatattttttttaatctactcTTATTTGCAgcttaaattgattaaaatcaatttggataaagctaaaaatttcatttaacgtTTACtgcacaaaaataaagttactcattaaaaatctaaaaactaatGTTTGTTTACTacttaaatatctttcaaaaactgTTGATTTCAGAATTGTACTGCCGAATTTTTACGAGAAAAACTTATAGAAAATCTATAATAGTGCACGCCTTATTATATCTATATTCTGATTGGGtgaccgaatttttttttttacacgtaTCGAAAAATGCCAAAGAATGTAAGCATCCATCTTCAGTTTATTTGGGAAAATTAAATGAGGAAGATAACAGACACATGTAGAATTCTCTCTTCCTGTGTccattttttaggaaaatgagTATAATCGGGAGAGGAAGGAATTCTTAAGTTCTATTTTATCCATCAGAGGTTATTCgggaaaattaaatgaaaaagataacAGACACATTTAGAATTTTCTCTTCCCGTGTCCATTTTTTCGGAAAATGAGTATAATCGGGAGAGGAAGGAATTCTTAAGTTCTATTTTATCCATCAGAGGTTATTCgggaaaattaaatgaaaaagataacAGACACATTTAGAATTTTCTCTTCCCGTGTCCATTTTTTCGGAAAATGAGTATAATCGGGAGAGGAAGGAATTCTTAAGTTCTATTTTATCCATCAGAGGTTNCGTGTCACGGTTTTTAGATTTGTTAAAATCAACTCTTATTTGCagtttaaattgatgaaaatcaATTTGGATAAAgcgaaaaatctaaaaactaatatttgtttACTACTTAAATATCGTTCAGAaactgttgattttaaaattgtactggAAAATTTTTACGAGAAAAACTTATAGAAAATCTATTATAGTGCACTCCTTATTATATATCAAATTCTATAGCATCCATCTTCAATTTATTTGGGAAAATTAAATGAGGAAGATAACAGACACATTTAGAATTCTCTCTTCCTGTGTccattttttaggaaaatgagTATAATCGGGAGAGGCAGggatttttaagttatatttcatCCATCAGAGATTATCTCAATTTTTCCTTCCTTacactttttaaacattacGCATACATccgaaagtttattttagagaGCAGTATAAACATGAGAATTATACCAAAGCTGTAACAgcttgtttaataaaaactgcaaCATACATATAACAGAGCAgatatttgaataaagaaatcaaaacaaaatcccaaaaatctttgataattaaaagtttcagcTATCTCACTAATAATTGTGTTAGAATTGATGTAATCAGTAACATAAATGCTTGAATTGATTTAAAGAAAGGTTTGgtaatcattaataaaagaaagtctGATTCGATAAATTCACACAACTTATTCAACTGACTTATTTGAAGTCATTAATGCACAAAAAccaaataaacatattttcgtttagaaatttttcgaaGAATGTGCTGAGCTTTCTGCGCATGCTCGGAAAATTCgaccattttaaaataacatcaatgaAAGGAACACCGGGCATGTGTGCATTTCAGGCAATGGTACTAATCTAACCTGAGGGTGAAAgcaacatggaaaaaattttttacaccttTGTTTTTCTGTATCTGTAGTGCCATTACTTTTTGGAGTATATAGCTAGGGAAGAATATGCTATGCTCATATTTAACCTATTCGTAGTTTTGTCATATTATAACTATGTCATATATGACATATGTCATATATCATATTATGACATTTTTAAGCACTGCTTTAATTTCTTAGTAAAGCATATAAGCTATTACATGACTCAGCAATAGAATTAATTccggaaaaagttttaaataatttagttcttaaagttatttagttgtacaattCAGTTGTCGgaatatacaatttttgcagTTTACATGCTAATAAATACAAGTAATTTGATCAGATTTCCCATTTTATGATAAACTGAATTTACATTCGTGAGAATATAttcattgaaattcatttattcatttactttctTACAGAATCCTAATGAAGTGCCGAAAATGTCGTTGAATCAACAAGCTTTGCTACAGAAGCCTTTAGCTCAATGGCACCGTCAGCAGCCTCAAACCCAATGGCACAGTCAGCAGACTCTAACTCAATGGTTTAATGAAGTGACACCGAAAATGCCGTTTAATCAACAAGCTTTGCCACAGCAGTCTTTAACCCAATGTCACATTCAGCAGCCTCTAACTCAATGGCACCGTCAGCAGCCTCTAACGCCCCATCAGCAGCCAAGTGTATCCAACCAGCATTTCTATCAGCCTGTAGCTGCATCTGTTAATAGTAtgtttttttcgatattttagttttagattATTAGATTTAGTTTTAGATAAAACGTGATTCCCCCCCCCATAAATTTGACTTTCCAGCTTTAAAAGTAATGAGGTAGTCGCAATTTGGAATATTTGGTTGCTGTAGATATTTCAGTACACCCTCAGAAAATATAgaaacttcttatttttatttttgctcactTTCAAAAATCTAGAATTAActgaaatggttaaaaaatacgttttaatgtgaaatatttgtTCCTTTAGTAAtaatatcacaataaaaaaaaattttaataataatttacgaaATGTATTTAATCTGTAGCTTGATGTTAAACAGTTGCAGCCATGATACGCAAACCTGaatttaaactgatttattttaaatcactctAATAGTTGGAAACCAATCTGTTAAATGTCATTGAAATGCACGTTTATAGGTTATTGGAATTAATAGTCGATAAAGTTAAGAAATTGGTCTCCATCCCTTTCGATGGTGATAGTTAAGACTCAATGGCACATGCTTTAGAGCAGATAAAATTTTCTAGCTTGaaccaaaatacattttaattaacatactcttttaattctttgaaaatagcCGGAATATACAGAATATTTCAACAACAAACGAAAGAAACTAGAAACTATATGATTTTTCTAGATATATAGCGTTTTGAATTACTCTTAGACTTGAATTACTCTTGATTTACTTTTTGACTCACTCTCATTACTcttgaattacttttgaattcctgttaaataatttttattccatttttcttaGCTTTGCCTTATAATAATGCACCCTTGGGATCATCTGCATGCTTTTCAAAGTTTGGTCAAAATACGAGAAAAATGAAGaaggtaattaatattttttattttcaaacataattaaagcatctttcaaaaacttacaagtgcaattttatatattttatttaaattttaattttttgatttttacgcGACCCGATAGTTAGAATCAAAACCATTTTTCAAGAAGTgtaaattgaaaacaacaaaGATGAGAATTATGCAgcataatatttgtaattagcaattacaaatttaaaaaaaatgttttcctaaaaataaatttttcattctggAAAATAAGACAAATGCTACAGTCTCTACTGATTTactcaaaacttttttacatcCATTTATTCTTCTGTTACGAACAATTCAGATCGTGTCAGGAAGTTAACGCATTGCACAATTTggcaataattttacaataaaatttacacaATTCATAACTCGAAACAATCAGAACCATTTTTCAAGATGCatacatgaaaaataacaaagggGATGGACAATGAGCTGATAATATGAGATAAACATCTGCAAACTTTGTTTCCCTTAAAATTGATActcttcttattattttactcaaaaagcACCATCAAAAATACCTTTTAgtacataacttatttttcttcattttaattattgttaagattttttttaactctgtgGAAACACGTTTTAGTAAcacaaatataaacaaaataaactcgTTGTTTCAGTTAACTTTAGAAATGCTAGATCAGTAACGTATCTCCGATCTACATTACTGAGATTGCAAAAATGATTGAACGTGTAAGAAACGCAATaaatctttaaagtttttatttacagcAATAGCTAATGTTAAAGCAAtatgaaaaaatcattatttaaacatcTCTCCAGAACGGAATAATTAAGAACTTAATGCGATTTTTAGGATCGAACTTAAAATTGCTCCTTGTAGTCGATGTCCGAACTTCAAAATCAGAGTACTAACGGTTCTTGACTTTAAAAGATTCAAGATAACGTTACGGGACCACAGACAgacaaaaataatatgttaacaCGAgagaaatgcttaaaaaaatatagcagcagcaaaataaaaattgctaagtCTGTTATGTTATCGtttcgttaaattattttaacatttgtatTGCCACCAAGGTCATTTTGAAAAGTCATGGCATGACGTAAGTCATTGAAAGGAATAAAGTAAGTGTCAAAAATATGtagacattataaaattaatattcataaagtAATTgtcataaatacttaaatattataaatttattaagcaattatttaaatcaagaaataatttttttaaaacttcattgttTATATGATGTATGGGAAAGAATCCAAGGTAGactaatatgattttttttgtaactagattaattgaagaaaaaaacatttgaatttagagaGTAGGTTGATAGATATTGATtaatcatagtttttttaagctttaaattacatttattatttaatcacttaatttttttttcagactcaTGCAATGGATCGCCGAAAAAGGCCTTATTGCAGAAGACAAAGTCAACCAACTGTAGCTGCATTTGAGAATAGTATGTAGTTtcttatatttaagtttttgaactaTTGCATTCTTTGTCTTATGTCCTAGAAACCCCTTCATGATGCTTTGGTTAAAATATTGCTTCATAGCATATTGATCCTTACAGTATATATAATTAGATGCGTAATAGAAAATAggattagaaatataataaaaacttattggAATAAACATAGAGGTTCTCTTCGGGAAGCATTCCTTTATGAGAGGCATTTCGAAATAGAGAATGTTCAGATGTAATCTCAATCTTATATTGATCTTATCTTAagataaaaaggataaaaattgctcactataatgcaaaaaatatatgtttactttttcttatatgcattgtgcaaaataaaaatttaaactctctGAATATTTTCTGACATAATGGTGCGCTTAAAATGCAGTACATACAAAACAGTATATTTTAACTACTTAATGAAAACTGACAAAAAGaaactttctcttaataaatgtcattttccaAGTTGtagttttaatacattataagGTTTATATAcagatttttcatattttactaaattttagattatacacatatagataatatatattttttatgaattggaGTTTAGGAGGGATCCATTACAATATAGGTTGGaacttatttattcttaatttttgagtatttttttaaagttttgaagtaaacaacaaaaataaaatttaaaacattagttctcaaaaattaataaaacttagcTATTTATATGCTGTATAttgctaaaatgtattttgtttcaataattatttaatatttaacttaaaaacgacCGAAATTTCTCTCTAAtaataagcattatttaattaaatttttacattgtataTTTAATCCGAATGCATTAGTTCTGATTATTTGAAAGCAGTGCATTGAGCATTAAAgctttaaacatattaaagtatttgtatTCTTTCTCTGTCTTTTCTGTaagataatatattaataatatgctATCAGACAGTAAATAGAGGTGAAAATGATAAGCCgattaaattaatagtaattaatcagactttttaaaaattttaacttttaacttttttatgcaGATTAAgatgacaaaattttaatataaaaaatgctttctaaTGCTTTTCTCCTTATGCTTTCTAATGCTTTTCTCCTTATGCTTTCTAATGCTTTTCTTCTTATGCTTTCTAATGCTTTTCTTAATGCTTTactaaatgcttttcttttagtAGATTTGAAATACAACGTTTAAGCGAAAcagatgattttttattttctgaaattaatatcttattataattctttgaaaagagtttaaatgacgttttttgcgtttttaacacaacaaaagttcttaaaatatctGATTTATCAGTGAAACACAgtgctttttgttaaaatgaaccACAATGATTGATTGAAATACAAATAAGCTTTTTTcgtgtaatttttgtttaataacttttttcccTTATCTATTTTTAGACTGCTCTTACGTCAGCCCCAGTGGACTTTCGGAATCTTCGGAATACTTCtcaaagtttgaagaaaatattaaaagtttagaaagggtaacttttatttttaattaaattttaattccttttgaagtttttaaaaaaatttgtaaaattcttaaaaattcagcTTTGTTTTCTAGTTTCTGCCCAAAATTGAAAAGGCTTTTTCATTATCTCACAAAGTGTGAGTCACTATCGAATAAAAAGTGAGAAAGGCAggatgaaatacataaaataaattgcctAAATAAACTTTTGGGTACTTAtcctttcaacttttttttctctgccaTTTAAACAGGTTATGATATTTTCCCTCATATTTCTCTCAGTTTAGATTCTCTTGATCTGAATagtgattttgttttttccGTGTTTAAGTTTTGATTTGTAACATTAATGTGTATACTTGACTCTATTGGgtgggattttaaaaatgtatactaaATACAGCCATTAAGGAAGACCCTGCATAATTGCCGAACGTTTACGGTTTGGTCGCAACGCTAAATTACAAGGTATTGAACCttctcaaatatttgttttcttaaatttctaataagctgcacaatcagtcttcccgatgagcagacctagtgcgttctccagaagtgg
The Parasteatoda tepidariorum isolate YZ-2023 chromosome 9, CAS_Ptep_4.0, whole genome shotgun sequence genome window above contains:
- the LOC122270214 gene encoding formin-J-like, encoding MEDYDINNVDFGRLLTEEELLNLDTCINFLNQEKENQINFQDVLTEDEQLNLENCIQKILKEDRITQNPNEVPKMSLNQQALLQKPLAQWHRQQPQTQWHSQQTLTQWFNEVTPKMPFNQQALPQQSLTQCHIQQPLTQWHRQQPLTPHQQPSVSNQHFYQPVAASVNTLPYNNAPLGSSACFSKFGQNTRKMKKTHAMDRRKRPYCRRQSQPTVAAFENNCSYVSPSGLSESSEYFSKFEENIKSLERVYCTRDVQSKFT